The following proteins are encoded in a genomic region of Pelodictyon phaeoclathratiforme BU-1:
- a CDS encoding DoxX-like family protein — MRFFVNQTPSLLICRLALAFSWVYQGAVPKIACQSKGEIDLLGHLIPVYQWACEAVFWIGAAEILFGLFLLVARSQWVFLLNIAALTGLLLFVALFEPELFTLPFNPLTLNISLLALSAIALLELKKLNHLT, encoded by the coding sequence ATGCGCTTTTTTGTAAACCAGACACCGTCACTGTTGATTTGCCGTCTGGCTCTTGCCTTTTCATGGGTCTATCAGGGTGCTGTGCCAAAAATTGCCTGTCAGAGCAAGGGTGAAATTGATCTGCTTGGTCACCTGATTCCTGTTTATCAGTGGGCCTGTGAGGCTGTTTTCTGGATAGGGGCTGCTGAAATTCTCTTCGGACTTTTTCTGCTTGTTGCTCGCTCGCAATGGGTTTTCTTGCTCAATATTGCAGCGCTGACAGGGCTTCTTCTTTTTGTTGCCCTGTTTGAACCGGAGCTGTTCACCTTGCCGTTCAATCCCCTGACACTGAATATTTCCTTGCTTGCACTCTCGGCGATTGCCTTGCTGGAGCTAAAAAAATTAAACCATCTCACCTGA
- a CDS encoding efflux RND transporter permease subunit codes for MTLTELSIKRPTLIVVIFTVLGILGLFSYRQLQYELLPKMTPPVVTISIRYPGASPGEVETSLTKPVEEAVSAIEKISSITSTSTEGLSVVAIEFSNSANIEKALQDAQRKINEVRDSFPDEAKAPVITRFALDEVPVLRIGATSSLPDTDFYQLLKDDIKPQLASIAGVGQVYLLGGREREIKVNIDLERLQSYSLTIPDVLKEVGKANIDFPTGKIDDSDKQFVVRLAGKFTSLEELGALVLRSSSTGTVTLRDVAEVEDGFKEITTLTRVNGRSAVGIMVMKQSDANTVDVSRLTRATLSRLTALYHSKNLSFDIAQDASTFTLEAVTAVQHDLMLAILLVALVMMLFLHSLRNSLIVLVSIPTSLVTTFIGMYAFGFSLNLMTLLSLSLVVGVLVDDSIVVLENIYRHLERGEEPRHAALTGRNEIGFTALSITLVDVVVFLPLSLVSGIVGNILREFSVVMVISTLVSLFVSFTLTPLLASRFSKVEKFSGKNIFERFAIAFENSFQRLREGYLNLLQWSLRNPRKVFFSAIILLFSSFLLPFFGFIGGEFISVSDRGEFAVMLELEPGTPLEETNRVTRSVERRLTAMAEVKKVMVNVGASNEGFFNQSADNISEINVRLSPKEERSRSTDAIMQAIRINLQDIAGLKASINPIGIFGTANETPVAVILSGPLRSQVTRVAEALRDSVKTIAGTADVKLTSQVGSPEMRIVVDREKMASFGLTIADVGAALRTAYAGDEAGKFRDGGDEYDIRVMLDKYYRQGTATLSEITFRTPEGDLVRLGQFVSFEQDRGYTQLQRKDRNNAVWVKAQVIGRPVGSIGKEIERIMGNMKKSGFMPSTVSYAYESDLKRQGESNSTLLLSFLVAIIFVYLIMVALYDSWIWPMVVMFSIPLALIGALFALALTGKSLSIFTILGIIMLVGLVGKNAILLVDFINKFRLEGMELSVAIIEAARERLRPILMTTLTLIFGLLPIALSGSSGSEWKSGLAVALVGGLASSMFLTLLVIPVVYVWFDRMSRKLARLKRKP; via the coding sequence ATGACACTGACAGAGCTCTCCATAAAACGACCGACGCTCATTGTCGTTATCTTCACCGTGCTTGGTATTCTCGGCCTCTTCAGCTACAGGCAACTGCAGTACGAACTGCTGCCAAAAATGACGCCACCTGTTGTTACCATATCCATCCGTTATCCAGGGGCTTCGCCGGGTGAAGTTGAGACCTCATTGACCAAACCGGTTGAGGAGGCTGTCTCCGCTATCGAAAAAATCTCCTCCATAACCTCGACCTCAACCGAAGGTCTGTCGGTCGTTGCCATCGAGTTTTCCAACTCTGCCAATATTGAAAAGGCATTGCAGGACGCACAGCGCAAGATCAACGAGGTGCGCGACAGTTTTCCCGATGAGGCAAAGGCTCCGGTCATTACCCGTTTTGCGCTTGATGAGGTTCCGGTACTGCGTATCGGAGCAACCTCATCGTTACCGGATACCGATTTTTATCAACTCCTCAAGGATGATATCAAGCCCCAGCTTGCAAGCATAGCGGGAGTAGGCCAGGTTTATCTGCTCGGAGGACGTGAGCGTGAAATCAAGGTCAATATCGATCTTGAACGGCTTCAAAGTTACAGTCTCACCATTCCCGATGTGCTTAAAGAGGTCGGAAAGGCCAATATTGATTTCCCAACCGGTAAAATTGATGATAGCGACAAGCAATTTGTGGTGAGGCTTGCCGGTAAATTCACGAGCCTTGAAGAGCTGGGAGCATTGGTGCTCCGCTCCTCCTCTACCGGAACCGTGACACTTCGTGATGTTGCCGAAGTCGAGGATGGCTTCAAGGAGATTACAACCCTTACCAGGGTGAACGGACGCAGTGCTGTCGGCATTATGGTCATGAAACAGAGCGATGCCAACACGGTTGATGTCAGCCGCCTGACAAGGGCAACGCTCTCCCGCCTTACAGCGCTCTACCACAGCAAGAACCTTTCGTTCGATATTGCACAGGATGCCTCTACCTTTACGCTTGAGGCCGTTACTGCCGTACAGCATGACCTGATGCTCGCCATTCTTCTTGTTGCACTGGTCATGATGCTCTTTCTGCACAGTCTGCGCAACTCCCTGATTGTCCTTGTCTCCATTCCGACATCGCTGGTGACCACCTTTATCGGGATGTATGCTTTCGGATTTTCCCTCAATCTCATGACCCTCCTCTCCCTTTCGCTGGTAGTGGGAGTTCTGGTGGACGACTCCATTGTCGTACTTGAAAATATTTATCGCCATCTTGAACGCGGTGAAGAGCCACGCCATGCAGCCCTTACCGGCAGAAACGAGATTGGCTTTACCGCACTCTCCATCACCCTTGTCGATGTGGTCGTTTTTCTTCCGCTTTCACTGGTAAGCGGTATTGTCGGCAATATCCTGCGCGAGTTTTCCGTAGTCATGGTCATATCAACCCTCGTCAGTCTTTTTGTCTCCTTCACCCTGACGCCACTGCTTGCATCACGCTTCTCCAAAGTTGAAAAGTTTTCAGGCAAGAACATCTTCGAACGTTTCGCCATCGCTTTTGAAAACAGCTTCCAGCGATTGAGGGAGGGCTATCTCAATCTTCTGCAATGGAGTCTCCGCAATCCACGGAAAGTTTTTTTCAGCGCAATCATTCTGCTTTTTTCCTCTTTTCTTCTTCCCTTTTTCGGCTTTATCGGAGGAGAGTTTATCTCCGTCTCCGACCGTGGAGAATTTGCTGTCATGCTGGAACTTGAACCAGGGACACCCCTTGAAGAGACCAATCGGGTGACAAGAAGTGTGGAACGTCGTCTTACCGCAATGGCCGAAGTTAAAAAAGTGATGGTCAATGTTGGTGCGTCGAACGAAGGGTTTTTCAACCAGAGTGCAGACAATATTTCAGAAATCAACGTCAGGCTCTCCCCCAAGGAGGAACGAAGCCGATCGACCGATGCCATCATGCAGGCAATCCGCATCAACCTGCAGGATATTGCGGGGCTCAAGGCAAGCATCAACCCGATTGGTATCTTCGGAACCGCCAATGAGACACCAGTTGCTGTTATTCTCAGCGGGCCCCTCAGAAGTCAGGTAACACGGGTGGCTGAAGCGTTGCGAGACAGCGTCAAAACGATTGCAGGCACAGCCGACGTCAAGCTTACCTCACAGGTAGGGAGTCCGGAGATGCGCATCGTCGTTGACCGCGAAAAAATGGCATCATTCGGCCTCACCATTGCCGATGTTGGAGCAGCCCTCCGCACAGCCTATGCCGGAGATGAAGCTGGTAAATTCCGGGATGGAGGTGACGAATATGATATCAGGGTTATGCTCGACAAATACTACCGTCAAGGTACCGCCACCCTTTCCGAAATTACCTTCCGTACGCCCGAGGGCGATCTGGTTCGTCTTGGACAGTTTGTCTCCTTTGAGCAGGATCGGGGTTATACCCAGTTGCAGCGTAAGGATCGCAACAATGCCGTTTGGGTAAAGGCACAGGTTATCGGGCGTCCTGTTGGCAGCATCGGCAAGGAGATTGAGCGCATTATGGGGAATATGAAAAAAAGTGGTTTCATGCCCTCAACGGTTTCCTACGCCTATGAATCTGATTTGAAACGGCAGGGAGAGTCGAATTCAACTCTTCTGCTCTCCTTTCTTGTTGCAATTATCTTTGTTTATCTTATCATGGTAGCGCTCTATGATTCCTGGATCTGGCCGATGGTGGTCATGTTTTCCATTCCGCTGGCCCTTATCGGAGCCCTTTTTGCCCTTGCCCTTACCGGCAAATCGCTCAGTATCTTCACGATTCTCGGTATTATTATGCTGGTAGGACTTGTAGGAAAAAATGCAATACTTCTGGTCGATTTTATCAATAAATTCCGTCTTGAGGGTATGGAGCTTTCTGTGGCGATTATTGAAGCTGCCAGGGAGCGGTTACGCCCGATTCTCATGACCACCCTGACCCTGATTTTTGGACTTCTGCCGATTGCACTTTCGGGAAGTTCCGGCTCTGAATGGAAATCCGGTCTTGCTGTTGCTCTTGTCGGCGGTTTGGCCAGCTCGATGTTTCTTACCCTGTTGGTGATTCCTGTAGTCTATGTCTGGTTTGACCGAATGAGCCGGAAGTTAGCCAGACTGAAACGCAAGCCGTGA